From a single Brassica rapa cultivar Chiifu-401-42 chromosome A01, CAAS_Brap_v3.01, whole genome shotgun sequence genomic region:
- the LOC103869976 gene encoding ABC transporter D family member 2, chloroplastic has product MILITAPPFPTPCSHLVLLRHLHLPPPPPLRHESTIHRSKISRFRRRVSAVSSSSSSSLLPQPPRPDKASELRALWKRFWKVAAPYWFSEDKDQARLRLAAVFALTLATTGISVGFNFLGRDFYNALSNKDQEQFTKQLLYYLCGFAGGIPFFVLRDYAKETLSLRWRSWMTKHYLQRYLKDQTFYKIQSQSMIDNPDQRIVDDLSSFTSTALSFSLTLFSATIDLISFSNILFTIYPPLFLLLLVYSLGGTAISVFIGKGLVNLNFMQEKKEADFRYNLVRVRENAESIAFYGGEQNEMQLLLERFRSAFDNLTELLIASRNLEFFTDGYRYLIQILPAALVAPMFFSGKIEFGVINQSVSAFNHILGDFSLVVYQFQAISAFSAVIDRLGEFDDLLDNNITSHTMDEIELTYQSAERSSLPVDSNGSSVQSRPQNQKLLEIEELTLQTPTNRTTLLHNLTAYIYDKDHLLIMGPSGSGKTSLLRAMAGLWRSGKGRITFYLNPQTLENSVKTSPGDVLFLPQRPYMVLGTLRQQLLYPAWTTTTMDGGSERDDGMDELKKPTTDDLMRTLKNVRLGHIVDRFGGLDSFHEWSSVLSLGEQQRLAFARLLLCQPKLALLDESTSALDEANEAHLYQQIQSAGITYISIGHRQTLTKFHNKILHISTADPKSIERNWRITEDVNAREDSLLNQ; this is encoded by the exons ATGATTTTGATAACAGCTCCCCCTTTCCCCACTCCTTGTTCTCACCTCGTCCTCCTCCGCCATTTacatcttcctcctcctcctcctcttcgcCACGAATCAACTATTCATCGGAGCAAAATTTCCCGTTTCCGAAGACGCGTCTCCGctgtctcctcctcctcatcctccTCTTTGCTGCCGCAACCACCTCGTCCGGATAAGGCGTCGGAGCTGAGGGCTCTTTGGAAGCGATTCTGGAAAGTCGCTGCGCCTTACTGGTTTTCGGAGGATAAAGACCAGGCCAGGCTGCGCCTCGCCGCCGTCTTCGCTCTAACTCTGGCCACAACCGGAATCAGCGTCGGATTCAATTTCCTCGGCCGTGATTTCTACAATGCTCTCTCCA ACAAGGACCAAGAGCAGTTCACCAAGCAGTTGCTTTACTACCTCTGTGGCTTCGCCGGTGGAATCCCT TTCTTTGTGCTGAGAGATTATGCGAAAGAGACACTATCACTGAGATGGAGGTCTTGGATGACCAAACACTACCTCCAGCGCTATCTGAAAGACCAAACCTTCTACAAGATTCAGTCCCAGTCCATGATCGACAATCCTGATCAGCGCATTGTTGACGACCTCAGCTCCTTCACTTCTACAGCCTTGTCTTTCTCCCTCACGCTCTTCAGCGCCACCATCGACCTCATCTCCTTTAGCAACATCCTCTTCACAATTTACCCTCCCCTCTTTCTCCTTCTCTTGGTCTACTCCCTTGGCGGAACTGCCATCAGTGTCTTTATCGGCAAG GGACTAGTGAATCTCAACTTTATGCAAGAGAAGAAAGAGGCTGACTTTCGTTACAACCTTGTCCGCGTCAGGGAAAATGCTGAATCCATTGCTTTCTACGGAGGCGAGCAGAATGAGATGCAGCTTCTACTCGAGCGTTTCAGAAGCGCTTTTGATAATTTAACT GAATTGCTGATAGCATCTAGAAACCTGGAGTTCTTCACGGATGGGTACCGCTACCTCATTCAGATTCTTCCAGCTGCTCTTGTTGCCCCAATGTTTTTCTCTGGCAAAATTGAGTTTGGTGTTATTAACCAGTCTGTCTCTGCATTCAATCACATCCTTGGAGACTTCTCCCTCGTTGTTTATCAGTTTCAAGCTATCAGCGCTTTCTCTGCTGTCATTGACCGACTTG GTGAATTTGATGATCTTTTGGATAACAACATCACCTCTCACACCATGGACGAGATTGAGCTGACGTATCAGAGTGCGGAGAGGTCTTCTTTGCCAGTAGATTCCAATGGTTCTTCAGTCCAGTCTCGACCTCAGAACCAAAAGCTTTTGGAGATCGAGGAGCTGACTCTTCAGACACCAACAAATAGAACCACATTACTTCACAACTTAACTGCTTATATATATGACAAGGATCATCTACTG ATAATGGGTCCTAGTGGGAGTGGTAAAACTTCTCTCCTAAGAGCAATGGCTGGTCTTTGGAGGTCAGGGAAAGGAAGAATCACCTTCTACCTCAATCCTCAAACTCTGGAAAATTCAGTTAAAACAAGTCCGGGTGACGTTTTATTCCTTCCACAAAGGCCTTATATGGTTCTAGGAACTCTGCGTCAGCAATTGCTTTATCCTGCCTGGACTACTACTACTATGGATGGGGGCAGTGAAAGAGACGATGGAATGGATGAGCTTAAGAAGCCAACAACAGATGATCTGATGCGGACGCTAAAGAATGTTCGTCTTGGACATATAGTAGATCGCTTTGGTGGTCTTGATTCGTTTCATGAGTGGTCCAGTGTGCTCTCACTTGGTGAGCAGCAGCGCCTTGCCTTTGCACGGTTATTATTGTGTCAGCCGAAGCTAGCTCTCCTTGATGAGTCCACTAGTGCTTTGGATGAAGCTAACGAG GCACACCTCTACCAGCAAATCCAGTCAGCTGGGATTACATACATAAGCATTGGCCATCGGCAGACGTTAACCAAGTTCCATAACAAGATCTTACACATCTCAACGGCAGACCCGAAGAGCATAGAACGGAACTGGAGAATAACAGAGGACGTGAATGCCAGAGAAGATTCTTTGTTGAATCAATAA
- the LOC103869943 gene encoding DNA-directed RNA polymerases II, IV and V subunit 9B isoform X2 produces the protein MLQSFPPIIGSNNILYPKEDKEQSILLYACRNCDHQEAADNNCVYRNEVHHSVSEQTQILSDVASDPTLPRTKAVRCAKCQHGEAVFFQATARGEEGMTLFFVCCNPNCGHRWRE, from the exons CTCCAATCTTTTCCCCCCATC ATTGGCAGTAATAACATCTTATACCCAAAGGAAGACAAGGAGCAATCGATACTCCTCTACGCTTGTCGTAACTGTGATCACCAG GAAGCGGCGGATAACAACTGTGTGTACAGAAACGAGGTTCATCATTCAGTAAGCGAACAAACGCAGATCCTATCCGACGTCGCTTCTGACCCCACTCTTCCCCGCACCAAGGCTGTCCGCTGCGCCAAGTGTCAACACGGCGAAGCTGTCTTCTTCCAG GCTACTGCTAGAGGCGAAGAAGGAATGACTCTGTTCTTCGTTTGCTGCAACCCCAATTGTGGCCATCGTTGGAGAGAATAG
- the LOC103869943 gene encoding DNA-directed RNA polymerases II, IV and V subunit 9B isoform X1 gives MGFRMCLSIRVKLQSFPPIIGSNNILYPKEDKEQSILLYACRNCDHQEAADNNCVYRNEVHHSVSEQTQILSDVASDPTLPRTKAVRCAKCQHGEAVFFQATARGEEGMTLFFVCCNPNCGHRWRE, from the exons ATGGGTTTTCGTATGTGTTTGTCAATTCGAGTAAAGCTCCAATCTTTTCCCCCCATC ATTGGCAGTAATAACATCTTATACCCAAAGGAAGACAAGGAGCAATCGATACTCCTCTACGCTTGTCGTAACTGTGATCACCAG GAAGCGGCGGATAACAACTGTGTGTACAGAAACGAGGTTCATCATTCAGTAAGCGAACAAACGCAGATCCTATCCGACGTCGCTTCTGACCCCACTCTTCCCCGCACCAAGGCTGTCCGCTGCGCCAAGTGTCAACACGGCGAAGCTGTCTTCTTCCAG GCTACTGCTAGAGGCGAAGAAGGAATGACTCTGTTCTTCGTTTGCTGCAACCCCAATTGTGGCCATCGTTGGAGAGAATAG
- the LOC103869960 gene encoding probable glucan endo-1,3-beta-glucosidase At4g16260 — protein MSPMIPLYLLLALFATILAPTSGEPVGVCYGMMGNNLPSKPDTIALFRQNNIRRVRLYDPNQEALNALKNTGIEVLVGVPNSDLRSLTNPSSARAWLQNNVLNHYPAVNFKYIAVGNEVIPSNGGGDVLPAMRNVYDALRGANLQDRIKVSTAVDMTLIGNSFPPSAGEFRGDVRWYIDPIIGFLTSTNSVLLANIYPYFSYIGNPRDISLSYALFTSPNVIVWDGSRGYQNLFDALLDVVYSAVERSGGGSLPVVVSESGWPSNGGNAASFDNARAYYTNLAARVRENRGTPKRPGRGVEMYLFAMFDENQKNPEIEKNFGLFFPNKQPKFPIAFAGVREGTAVERCCLNRDDDNM, from the exons ATGTCACCAATGATCCCACTGTATCTTCTTCTTGCTCTCTTCGCAACCATCCTCGCTCCAACAA GTGGAGAACCAGTAGGTGTATGTTATGGAATGATGGGGAACAACCTTCCGTCTAAACCAGACACCATCGCTCTCTTCAGACAGAACAACATTCGAAGAGTCCGTCTCTACGACCCAAACCAAGAAGCTTTAAACGCTCTTAAAAACACCGGCATCGAGGTCCTCGTCGGCGTCCCCAACTCCGATCTCCGTTCACTCACTAACCCTTCCTCAGCTAGAGCGTGGCTCCAAAACAACGTTCTTAACCATTATCCCGCCGTTAACTTCAAGTACATCGCCGTCGGTAACGAAGTTATTCCGTCCAACGGCGGTGGCGATGTGCTCCCTGCGATGCGTAACGTTTACGATGCTCTAAGAGGTGCGAATCTTCAAGATAGGATTAAAGTCTCAACCGCGGTTGATATGACTTTGATTGGAAACTCGTTCCCTCCTTCCGCTGGAGAGTTTCGTGGTGACGTTAGGTGGTATATCGATCCCATCATCGG GTTCTTGACGAGCACGAACTCGGTGTTACTGGCCAACATCTACCCTTATTTCAGCTACATCGGCAACCCACGCGACATCTCCCTCTCCTACGCTCTCTTCACTTCTCCTAACGTCATAGTCTGGGACGGATCTCGCGGCTACCAGAACCTCTTCGACGCCTTACTCGACGTCGTTTACTCTGCCGTAGAACGTTCAGGTGGTGGATCTCTTCCCGTCGTCGTTTCGGAGAGCGGATGGCCTTCAAACGGCGGAAACGCTGCGAGTTTTGATAACGCGCGAGCGTATTACACGAACCTGGCCGCACGTGTGAGAGAGAACAGAGGGACGCCAAAGAGACCTGGGAGAGGTGTGGAGATGTATTTGTTCGCCATGTTTGATGAGAATCAGAAGAATCCTGAGATCGAGAAGAACTTCGGTTTGTTTTTCCCTAATAAACAGCCAAAGTTTCCGATAGCCTTCGCTGGCGTGAGGGAGGGTACCGCTGTTGAGCGATGTTGTTTGAATCGAGATGATGATAATATGTGA
- the LOC103869943 gene encoding DNA-directed RNA polymerases II, IV and V subunit 9B isoform X3, whose amino-acid sequence MSTMKFCRECNNILYPKEDKEQSILLYACRNCDHQEAADNNCVYRNEVHHSVSEQTQILSDVASDPTLPRTKAVRCAKCQHGEAVFFQATARGEEGMTLFFVCCNPNCGHRWRE is encoded by the exons TAATAACATCTTATACCCAAAGGAAGACAAGGAGCAATCGATACTCCTCTACGCTTGTCGTAACTGTGATCACCAG GAAGCGGCGGATAACAACTGTGTGTACAGAAACGAGGTTCATCATTCAGTAAGCGAACAAACGCAGATCCTATCCGACGTCGCTTCTGACCCCACTCTTCCCCGCACCAAGGCTGTCCGCTGCGCCAAGTGTCAACACGGCGAAGCTGTCTTCTTCCAG GCTACTGCTAGAGGCGAAGAAGGAATGACTCTGTTCTTCGTTTGCTGCAACCCCAATTGTGGCCATCGTTGGAGAGAATAG